From Herbiconiux flava, one genomic window encodes:
- a CDS encoding CDP-glycerol glycerophosphotransferase family protein, whose product MGLLNDAKLGWNVVRDLVKARSVRRRLAGQLASRAPLPTRRFEIGVYFADGPVNLYQLRQWYAPLAELAKTHPVVILSRNPAGTSALLEESPVPVAYVRTVRDLEDFLGEHELKIVLYVNQNARNFQMMRYGRRWHVFINHGESDKMYMTTNQFKAYDYSLVAGDAAVARLQRVLWDFDFDKRAIPIGRPQADHYSGRTPFTPDERTVVLYAPTWEGDRAAAAYGSIASHGVALVRDVLASPSHRLIYRPHPRSGVFDPAYAAADREIVQAIAAANRADPSAQHVHDTGAELGWQLAAADIAIVDVSAMVYDRLATGKPLLITRPVAPEAQIDMGGYLSDCEWLTVEQAPQVRARIDELSHDSAAGVRLGRWVRHYFGDTTPGAATARFHGAIEQLLAEWERNAVLHARDEPVALGDTEAEADEKD is encoded by the coding sequence GTGGGATTGCTGAACGATGCGAAGCTCGGGTGGAACGTCGTCCGCGACCTCGTCAAGGCGCGCTCGGTGCGCCGCCGGCTGGCCGGGCAGCTCGCCTCGCGGGCGCCGTTGCCGACCCGTCGTTTCGAGATCGGCGTCTACTTCGCCGACGGCCCGGTGAACCTGTACCAGCTGCGCCAGTGGTACGCCCCGCTCGCCGAGCTGGCGAAGACGCACCCGGTCGTGATCCTCAGCCGCAACCCGGCGGGCACCAGTGCGCTGCTCGAGGAGTCGCCGGTTCCGGTGGCCTACGTGCGCACGGTGCGCGACCTCGAGGACTTCCTCGGTGAGCACGAGCTCAAGATCGTGCTGTACGTCAATCAGAACGCTCGCAACTTCCAGATGATGCGCTACGGCCGACGGTGGCACGTGTTCATCAATCATGGTGAGAGCGACAAGATGTACATGACGACGAACCAGTTCAAGGCCTACGACTACAGCCTCGTGGCCGGCGACGCCGCCGTCGCGCGGCTGCAGCGGGTGCTCTGGGATTTCGACTTCGACAAGCGCGCCATCCCGATCGGGCGGCCCCAGGCCGACCACTACTCGGGCCGCACGCCGTTCACGCCCGACGAGCGCACCGTCGTGCTCTACGCGCCGACCTGGGAGGGCGATCGCGCGGCGGCCGCCTACGGCTCGATCGCCTCGCACGGCGTGGCGCTCGTGCGCGACGTGCTCGCCTCGCCCTCGCACCGTCTGATCTACCGTCCGCACCCGCGCAGCGGCGTGTTCGACCCGGCCTACGCCGCGGCCGACCGCGAGATCGTCCAGGCCATCGCCGCGGCGAACCGGGCCGATCCGTCGGCGCAGCACGTGCACGACACGGGTGCCGAACTCGGCTGGCAGCTCGCCGCCGCCGACATCGCGATCGTCGACGTCTCGGCGATGGTCTACGACCGGCTGGCCACGGGCAAGCCTCTTCTCATCACGCGGCCCGTGGCGCCCGAGGCGCAGATCGACATGGGCGGCTACCTCTCGGACTGCGAGTGGCTCACCGTCGAGCAGGCGCCGCAGGTTCGCGCGCGGATCGACGAGCTCTCGCACGACTCGGCCGCCGGCGTGCGGCTCGGGCGCTGGGTGCGGCACTACTTCGGCGACACGACGCCCGGAGCGGCGACGGCGCGGTTCCACGGCGCGATCGAGCAGCTGCTCGCCGAATGGGAGCGGAACGCCGTGCTGCACGCGCGGGACGAGCCGGTGGCGCTGGGCGACACCGAGGCCGAGGCCGACGAGAAGGACTGA
- a CDS encoding glycosyltransferase family 2 protein, giving the protein MLLTQGTRPADLLRGAESLLAQQGVDLDIVCVGNGWAPTGLPDALQTLALPENVGIPAGRNAGAAVVTGEYVFFLDDDASLPSPTFLADAVARLRADPSIGLLQPRVVDPEGRENPRRWVPRIRKGSPEESGPVFSVWEGATMLPRAVFDRTGGWAAPFFYAHEGIELAWRVWDQGLRTWYDGELVANHPAIEPTRHSYYYRLNARNRVWLAKRNLPAVLVPLYVGSWTGIQLLRWARRPAALKAWFGGWAEGWRSDAGERRPMSWRTVLRMARAWRPPIV; this is encoded by the coding sequence GTGCTGCTCACCCAGGGCACGCGCCCGGCAGACCTGCTGCGCGGCGCCGAGTCGCTGCTCGCCCAGCAGGGCGTCGACCTCGACATCGTCTGCGTCGGCAACGGCTGGGCTCCCACCGGGCTCCCGGATGCTCTGCAGACCCTCGCCCTGCCCGAGAACGTCGGCATCCCCGCCGGCCGCAACGCCGGGGCGGCTGTCGTCACGGGCGAGTACGTCTTCTTCCTCGACGACGACGCCTCGCTGCCGTCGCCCACGTTCCTCGCCGACGCGGTCGCCCGGCTGCGGGCCGACCCGTCGATCGGGCTGCTGCAGCCGCGGGTGGTCGACCCCGAGGGGCGCGAGAACCCGCGCCGCTGGGTGCCGCGCATCCGCAAGGGCTCGCCCGAGGAGTCGGGCCCCGTGTTCTCGGTCTGGGAGGGCGCCACGATGCTGCCCCGCGCCGTCTTCGACCGCACGGGCGGCTGGGCCGCACCGTTCTTCTACGCCCACGAGGGCATCGAGCTCGCCTGGCGGGTCTGGGACCAGGGGCTCCGCACCTGGTACGACGGGGAGCTCGTGGCGAACCACCCGGCGATCGAGCCGACGCGGCACTCGTACTACTACCGGCTGAACGCGCGGAACCGGGTGTGGCTCGCGAAGCGCAACCTCCCGGCCGTGCTCGTTCCGCTGTACGTGGGCAGCTGGACGGGCATCCAGCTGCTGCGCTGGGCGCGGCGTCCGGCGGCGCTGAAGGCCTGGTTCGGCGGCTGGGCCGAGGGCTGGCGGAGCGACGCGGGGGAGCGGCGGCCGATGTCGTGGCGCACCGTGCTGCGGATGGCGCGGGCCTGGCGGCCGCCGATCGTCTGA
- a CDS encoding CDP-alcohol phosphatidyltransferase family protein — protein MPHAPSARPTSIAELKAVAQPPEVRGRRNAEHWTASLYLRRLSPYVTWMLLKTSISANGVTGLMILTGWATAAALLVPGLGGAALALVLGQLQMLVDCCDGEVARWRRTSSPAGVFLDKVGHYTTESLIPIALGIRAAGYPFDAPEDFLWTTLGLLLALVIVLNKALNDMVHVARANAGLDKLADKKGESEPSQALVARLRRAARFLPFHRLYHSVELTMLIFAFAVVGLFIGGVLADRILLIALVPLSMLALVGHFVAIMASKRVRS, from the coding sequence GTGCCCCACGCCCCCTCCGCCCGGCCGACCTCGATCGCCGAGCTCAAGGCCGTCGCGCAGCCCCCCGAGGTGCGCGGCCGCCGCAACGCCGAGCACTGGACGGCGTCGCTGTATCTGCGCCGGCTCTCGCCCTACGTGACGTGGATGCTCCTCAAGACCTCCATCTCGGCCAACGGCGTCACCGGCCTGATGATCCTCACGGGCTGGGCCACCGCTGCCGCGCTGCTCGTCCCGGGCCTCGGCGGTGCCGCACTCGCGCTCGTGCTCGGCCAGCTGCAGATGCTCGTCGACTGCTGCGACGGCGAGGTCGCCCGCTGGCGCCGAACGTCCTCACCCGCCGGGGTGTTCCTCGACAAGGTCGGGCACTACACGACCGAGTCGCTCATCCCGATCGCGCTCGGCATCCGGGCCGCCGGCTACCCGTTCGACGCGCCCGAGGACTTCCTCTGGACGACCCTCGGCCTCCTGCTCGCCCTCGTGATCGTGCTGAACAAGGCGCTGAACGACATGGTGCACGTCGCCCGGGCGAACGCCGGGCTCGACAAGCTGGCCGACAAGAAGGGCGAGTCCGAGCCCTCCCAGGCCCTCGTCGCCCGCCTGCGTCGCGCTGCGCGCTTCCTGCCCTTCCACCGGCTCTACCACTCGGTCGAGCTGACGATGCTGATCTTCGCCTTCGCCGTCGTGGGGCTGTTCATCGGCGGGGTGCTCGCCGACCGCATCCTGCTCATCGCCCTGGTGCCGCTGTCGATGCTCGCGCTGGTGGGGCACTTCGTGGCGATCATGGCGTCCAAGCGGGTGCGCTCCTGA
- a CDS encoding glycosyltransferase family 2 protein gives MTDLSGPPAPEHADPGLPGVSYVMPVLNEVTHVEAAIASLLDQDYTGPFDVIVALGPSIDGTTELVERLSAVDPRIRVIENPTGSTPSGLNVAIGASRYPVVVRVDAHSLLPRDYTRIAVEALVRTDAANVGGIMQAEGTTAFERAVAHAYGSKAGLGGGAHHVGGVEGPAETVYLGVFQRAWLTKVGLFNEDIRRGQDWELNRRLREAGGTVWFTPRLVVTYRPRPSLERLARQFFSTGLWRGELARRFFTANALKYFVPPVMVTAAALGFLLGVSGLVTLAVAGDDAARTTGAILTAGFVVPLVYLVFVAVAALGAARSQGARAGAWFLVVLPCIHFSWGLGFILGFLKLTKNITAHTGR, from the coding sequence ATGACCGACCTCTCTGGCCCGCCAGCGCCCGAGCACGCCGACCCCGGGCTGCCGGGCGTCTCCTACGTCATGCCCGTGCTGAACGAGGTCACCCACGTGGAGGCCGCCATCGCGAGCCTGCTCGACCAGGACTACACCGGGCCTTTCGACGTCATCGTCGCCCTCGGCCCCTCGATCGACGGGACGACCGAGCTGGTGGAGCGGCTCTCCGCGGTCGACCCGCGCATCCGGGTGATCGAGAACCCCACCGGGTCGACCCCCAGCGGGCTGAACGTCGCCATCGGCGCCTCGCGCTACCCCGTCGTGGTGCGCGTCGACGCCCACTCGCTGCTGCCGCGCGACTACACCCGGATCGCGGTCGAGGCGCTCGTGCGCACCGATGCGGCGAACGTCGGCGGCATCATGCAGGCCGAGGGCACCACCGCCTTCGAGCGCGCGGTGGCCCACGCCTACGGCTCCAAGGCCGGCCTCGGCGGGGGCGCGCATCACGTCGGCGGCGTCGAGGGGCCGGCCGAGACCGTCTACCTCGGGGTGTTCCAGCGCGCCTGGCTGACGAAGGTCGGCCTCTTCAACGAGGACATCCGCCGCGGCCAGGACTGGGAGCTCAACCGGCGCCTCCGCGAGGCGGGCGGCACGGTCTGGTTCACGCCCCGGCTCGTGGTGACCTACCGGCCCCGCCCCTCGCTCGAGCGCCTCGCCCGGCAGTTCTTCTCGACCGGGCTCTGGCGCGGCGAGCTCGCCCGCCGCTTCTTCACGGCGAACGCCTTGAAGTACTTCGTGCCGCCCGTCATGGTCACGGCCGCGGCGCTCGGCTTCCTGCTCGGCGTCTCCGGGCTCGTCACGCTCGCGGTCGCGGGCGACGACGCGGCTCGCACCACCGGCGCGATCCTGACCGCGGGCTTCGTCGTGCCGCTCGTCTACCTCGTCTTCGTCGCGGTCGCGGCCCTCGGCGCGGCGCGCAGCCAGGGCGCACGCGCAGGAGCCTGGTTTCTCGTAGTCTTGCCGTGCATCCATTTCAGCTGGGGCCTCGGTTTCATCCTCGGATTCCTGAAGCTCACGAAGAACATCACCGCGCACACGGGAAGGTGA
- a CDS encoding S1C family serine protease has translation MSESTENPEGIPADDQQPKHDAPASETAPAHHDDTTAVVPPITPAQSPNPTQATTPLPPYDAQQHQAPHQQAPQQHPAPQQQPTAFTPPAGPAYPAPQGQPVQPAHYGNGSFGTPPNGTQPYATAPHDPNFNSAMYAASGAYADQNKATKAPKKRRGGPALIAALAIGALIGGASGAGVTALVVSQNDGTSSNSASSPTSITVNDPDDANLVTAVAAKASPSVVTISASGDSAAGTGSGVVLTADGYVVTNTHVVTLDGATGSAEIKAQANDGTIYNATVVGTDPVADLAVIKLTDAKNLTPIEFADSSELEVGDQTVAIGSPLGLNGTVTNGIVSALNRSITVASSAAPEDTETNPSPDQGEQGPYDFWNFDLPGQDPQQEQQAPTQQQSISLSVIQTDAAINPGNSGGALLNDKGELIGINVAIASAGSGSESGGQSGNIGVGFSIPANLVKRVTGEIIDNGKATHGLLGASVADAASQPNSTQGGAYIDSVSSGGAAEAAGLKAGDIVTAFNGQPVTDSIDLTALVRTQPAGGSAELTFLRDGKSQTVDVTLGELAG, from the coding sequence ATGTCAGAGAGCACCGAGAACCCCGAGGGCATTCCGGCCGACGACCAGCAGCCGAAGCACGACGCTCCGGCCTCGGAGACGGCGCCCGCGCACCACGACGACACGACAGCCGTCGTCCCTCCCATCACCCCAGCACAGTCGCCGAACCCGACGCAGGCCACCACCCCGCTCCCGCCGTACGACGCGCAGCAGCACCAGGCCCCGCACCAGCAGGCTCCCCAGCAGCACCCGGCCCCGCAGCAGCAGCCCACCGCCTTCACGCCGCCCGCCGGCCCCGCCTACCCGGCCCCCCAGGGCCAGCCCGTGCAGCCCGCCCACTACGGCAACGGCTCCTTCGGAACCCCGCCGAACGGCACGCAGCCCTACGCCACGGCTCCGCACGACCCGAACTTCAACTCGGCGATGTACGCCGCCTCCGGCGCCTACGCCGACCAGAACAAGGCGACCAAGGCACCGAAGAAGCGCCGCGGCGGCCCCGCACTGATCGCGGCCCTCGCCATCGGCGCCCTGATCGGCGGCGCCTCGGGCGCCGGCGTCACCGCCCTCGTCGTCAGCCAGAACGACGGCACCTCGTCGAACTCGGCCTCGAGCCCCACCAGCATCACGGTGAACGACCCCGACGACGCGAACCTCGTCACCGCGGTCGCGGCCAAGGCCTCGCCCTCGGTCGTCACGATCTCGGCCTCGGGCGACAGCGCTGCGGGAACCGGCTCGGGCGTCGTGCTCACCGCCGACGGCTACGTCGTGACGAACACCCACGTGGTCACGCTCGACGGCGCGACCGGCAGCGCCGAGATCAAGGCGCAGGCGAACGACGGCACGATCTACAATGCCACCGTCGTCGGCACCGACCCGGTCGCCGACCTCGCCGTGATCAAGCTCACCGACGCGAAGAACCTCACCCCGATCGAGTTCGCCGACTCGTCCGAGCTCGAGGTCGGCGACCAGACCGTGGCCATCGGCTCCCCGCTGGGGCTGAACGGCACCGTCACCAACGGCATCGTGAGCGCGCTGAACCGCAGCATCACGGTCGCCTCCTCCGCCGCTCCCGAGGACACCGAGACGAACCCGAGCCCCGACCAGGGCGAGCAGGGCCCGTACGACTTCTGGAACTTCGACCTGCCGGGCCAGGACCCGCAGCAGGAGCAGCAGGCCCCCACCCAGCAGCAGTCCATCTCGCTCTCGGTCATCCAGACCGACGCGGCGATCAACCCCGGCAACTCCGGCGGCGCGCTGCTGAACGACAAGGGCGAGCTGATCGGCATCAACGTGGCGATCGCGAGTGCCGGCTCCGGCAGCGAGAGCGGCGGCCAGTCGGGCAACATCGGCGTGGGCTTCTCCATCCCGGCGAATCTCGTCAAGCGCGTCACCGGTGAGATCATCGACAACGGCAAGGCCACCCACGGCCTGCTCGGCGCCTCCGTCGCCGACGCGGCCTCGCAGCCGAACAGCACGCAGGGCGGCGCCTACATCGACTCCGTCAGCTCCGGTGGGGCCGCCGAGGCCGCGGGCTTGAAGGCGGGCGACATCGTCACCGCGTTCAACGGCCAGCCGGTCACCGACTCCATCGACCTCACGGCGCTGGTGCGCACGCAGCCCGCGGGCGGCAGCGCCGAGCTGACCTTCCTCCGCGACGGCAAGTCGCAGACGGTCGACGTCACCCTCGGCGAACTCGCCGGCTAG
- a CDS encoding aminotransferase class I/II-fold pyridoxal phosphate-dependent enzyme, with the protein MTLTGSWQRTARGAGLLAPDGRIASTIFAEMSALAASTGAINLGQGFPDEDGPADVLEAARRAIADGVNQYPPGPGMPVLREAVAAHQERFYGLPVDPAEVLVTAGATEGLAATILALVDDGDEVVTLEPFYDAYGGLIALARGRHVTVPLRGHDFLPDHDELRAAVTDRTKVILINNPHNPTGTVLPLETLELIVELAHEHDAIIVTDEVYEHLVFDAPHLPVASLPGARERTVTISSAGKTFSVTGWKIGWIVAPREIVTAILAVKQFLTFVNGAPFQPAVAVGLGLGDDFFTGIASTLKTKRDLLSQGLVKAGFDVSSPRGTYFVVADAAPLGYADARVLCRELPSLAGVVGVPISAFCHEELAGEYASLVRFAFCKKTEVLERAAAQLARLGR; encoded by the coding sequence ATGACCCTCACCGGATCCTGGCAGCGCACCGCCCGAGGTGCCGGACTCCTGGCCCCCGACGGCCGGATCGCCTCGACCATCTTCGCCGAGATGAGCGCCCTCGCCGCCTCGACCGGCGCGATCAACCTGGGCCAGGGCTTCCCCGACGAGGACGGCCCGGCCGACGTGCTCGAGGCCGCCCGCCGCGCCATCGCCGACGGGGTGAACCAGTACCCGCCGGGGCCCGGGATGCCGGTGCTGCGCGAGGCGGTCGCCGCCCACCAGGAGCGCTTCTACGGGCTGCCGGTCGACCCCGCCGAGGTGCTCGTCACCGCGGGGGCGACCGAGGGCCTGGCCGCGACCATCCTGGCGCTCGTCGACGACGGCGACGAAGTCGTCACGCTCGAGCCCTTCTACGACGCCTACGGAGGCCTGATCGCCCTGGCCCGCGGCCGCCACGTCACGGTGCCGCTGCGTGGACACGACTTCCTGCCCGACCACGACGAGCTGCGGGCGGCCGTGACAGACCGCACCAAGGTCATCCTGATCAACAACCCGCACAACCCCACCGGCACCGTGCTGCCGCTCGAGACGCTCGAGCTGATCGTCGAGCTGGCGCACGAGCACGACGCGATCATCGTCACCGACGAGGTCTACGAGCACCTCGTCTTCGACGCCCCGCACCTTCCCGTGGCGTCGCTGCCGGGCGCGCGCGAGCGCACCGTCACCATCTCCTCGGCCGGCAAGACCTTCAGCGTCACCGGGTGGAAGATCGGCTGGATCGTCGCCCCGCGCGAGATCGTCACCGCGATCCTCGCCGTGAAGCAGTTCCTCACCTTCGTCAACGGCGCCCCGTTCCAGCCGGCGGTCGCGGTCGGGCTCGGGCTCGGCGACGACTTCTTCACGGGCATCGCCTCGACGCTGAAGACCAAGCGCGACCTGCTCTCCCAGGGCCTCGTCAAGGCCGGCTTCGACGTCTCCTCGCCGCGCGGCACCTACTTCGTCGTCGCCGACGCGGCCCCGCTCGGCTACGCCGACGCGCGGGTGCTGTGCCGCGAGCTCCCGTCGCTCGCCGGCGTGGTCGGCGTGCCGATCAGCGCGTTCTGCCACGAGGAGCTCGCGGGCGAGTACGCCTCGCTCGTGCGCTTCGCGTTCTGCAAGAAGACCGAGGTGCTCGAGCGCGCTGCGGCGCAACTGGCCCGGCTGGGGCGGTAA
- a CDS encoding carbon-nitrogen hydrolase family protein, whose translation MTPPGFGVAVAQFAPGDDVDANLATIARLARRAADRGASLVVFPEYSSFFVDPLGERMLEHAQPVDGPFVAALADLARELDVHVVAGLVATSAHPERFANRLVAIDPVDGLVATYSKLHLYDAFGARESDWVEIGEIAEPETFSIQGVTIGLQTCYDIRFPEVTRRLVDAGADLVAVPAEWVRGPLKEQHWRSLVTARALENTIYVAAADQTPPIGVGASLVVDPMGVTIASLGEREDVAVAWVDPARIDEVRRVNPALALRRFSVVPKA comes from the coding sequence ATGACCCCGCCCGGTTTCGGCGTCGCGGTCGCGCAGTTCGCCCCCGGAGACGACGTCGACGCCAACCTCGCGACCATCGCCCGGCTCGCCCGGCGCGCTGCCGACCGAGGCGCGTCGCTCGTCGTCTTCCCCGAGTACTCCTCCTTCTTCGTCGACCCCCTCGGCGAGCGGATGCTCGAGCACGCCCAGCCCGTCGACGGACCCTTCGTGGCGGCCCTCGCCGATCTCGCCCGCGAGCTGGACGTGCACGTGGTGGCCGGTCTCGTGGCGACGTCCGCGCATCCGGAGCGCTTCGCCAACCGCCTCGTCGCCATCGACCCCGTCGACGGACTCGTGGCGACGTACAGCAAGCTGCACCTCTACGACGCCTTCGGCGCCCGGGAGAGCGATTGGGTCGAGATCGGCGAGATCGCCGAGCCCGAGACCTTCTCCATCCAGGGCGTGACGATCGGGCTGCAGACCTGCTACGACATCCGTTTCCCCGAGGTGACGCGACGGCTCGTCGACGCCGGGGCCGACCTCGTGGCCGTGCCGGCCGAGTGGGTGCGCGGGCCACTGAAGGAGCAGCACTGGCGCAGCCTCGTCACGGCACGGGCCCTCGAGAACACGATTTACGTCGCGGCCGCCGACCAGACACCGCCGATCGGCGTGGGGGCCAGCCTCGTGGTCGACCCGATGGGCGTCACGATCGCCTCGCTCGGCGAGCGCGAGGACGTGGCGGTGGCGTGGGTCGACCCGGCCCGCATCGACGAGGTTCGGCGGGTGAACCCGGCGCTGGCGCTGCGGCGCTTCAGCGTCGTGCCGAAGGCCTAG